One window from the genome of Musa acuminata AAA Group cultivar baxijiao chromosome BXJ1-4, Cavendish_Baxijiao_AAA, whole genome shotgun sequence encodes:
- the LOC135663828 gene encoding calmodulin-like, with translation MDILTDEQIIEFQEAFCLFDKDGDGCITLEELGTVIKSLGQDPSEEELQEMIREVDSDGNGTIEFGEFLNLMARKVKETNIEEELKEAFKVFDKDQNGFISAAELRNVMINLGEKLTDEEVDQMIREADLDGDGQVNYEEFVRMMMAV, from the exons ATGGATATCCTCACAGACGAGCAGATTATTGAGTTCCAAGAAGCTTTCTGCCTCTTTGACAAAGATGGAGATG GATGCATCACACTGGAAGAGCTAGGCACAGTCATCAAATCACTGGGTCAGGACCCAAGTGAAGAAGAGCTGCAGGAAATGATCAGGGAAGTTGATTCGGATGGCAATGGAACTATAGAGTTTGGGGAGTTTTTGAATCTAATGGCCAGAAAAGTGAAG GAGACTAATATAGAGGAAGAACTCAAAGAAGCTTTCAAGGTCTTTGACAAAGATCAAAATGGCTTTATCTCAGCTGCTGAG CTGAGGAATGTGATGATAAACCTTGGGGAGAAGTTGACTGATGAAGAGGTGGATCAAATGATTAGAGAGGCTGATCTGGATGGAGATGGGCAGGTGAATTATGAGGAATTTGTGAGAATGATGATGGCTGTCTGA